From a single Parambassis ranga chromosome 2, fParRan2.1, whole genome shotgun sequence genomic region:
- the LOC114453813 gene encoding zinc finger protein RFP-like — MSAASCLVSEDQFLCSICLDVFTDPVTIPCGHNYCKSCITQHWDGNVHSRCPMCKDMFNRRPKLRVNTVLSEMAAQFRQSAVKEANSSPEQQQTEAGEVFCDVCTETKVKAVKSCLVCLTSYCETHLELHQKITGLKRHQLINAVQNLEDRVCKKHDRPLELFCKTHQVCVCQFCTELDHRGHVIIPLKEEYEGKKAELKKTESDIQQMIQERRAKMEQIKESVKLSKEDADRETAASVQVFTALIQSVERGLAQLTDTIEEKQKTREKQAEGFIKELEEEISELMKRRSEVEQLSHAEDHLHLLQSLSSLNPAPPTKDWTEVTVHSSYEGTVRRAVAQLEDSLRDQMKKLLQDELKRVQQFAVDVTLDPETAHAALILSDDGKQVSCSDVKQNLPDNPNRFSTKARVLGKQSFSSGRFYFEVKVKDMTNWVLGVARESINRKGNIITRPTTGWWSMWLRFRVLKYEALDDPVVSLSGLSKLQKVGVFVDYEEGVVSFYDVDAAAHIYSFTGCNFTEKLYPVFGTFNDGDGNHRVPLIITPVNKC, encoded by the coding sequence ATGTCGGCTGCAAGCTGCCTGGTATCCGAAGACCAGTTTCTGtgctccatctgtctggatGTGTTCACTGATCCAGTCACCATACCATGTGGACACAACTACTGCAAGAGCTGCATCACACAACACTGGGATGGTAATGTCCACAGTCGGTGTCCCATGTGTAAAGATATGTTCAACAGGAGACCGAAGCTGCGGGTCAACACTGTCTTATCTGAGATGGCTGCTCAGTTCAGACAGTCAGCAGTGAAGGAAGCCAACAGCAGCCCAGAGCAACAACAGACCGAAGCAGGAGAAGTGTTCTGTGACGTCTGCACTGAAACCAAAGTGAAGGCTGTGAAGTCCTGCCTGGTGTGTCTGACCTCCTACTGTGAGACTCACCTGGAGCTTCATCAGAAAATCACAGGCTTGAAAAGACACCAGCTGATCAATGCTGTGCAGAACCTGGAGGACAGGGTGTGTAAGAAGCATGACAGACCTCTGGAGCTGTTCTGTAAGACccaccaggtgtgtgtgtgtcagttctgCACTGAGCTGGATCACAGAGGACATGTTATCATTCCTTTAAAAGAAGAATATGAAGGAAAGAAAGCTGAACTTAAAAAGACAGAGTCTGACATTCAGCAGATGATCCAGGAGAGACGAGCGAAGATGGAGCAGATCAAAGAGTCAGTGAAGCTCAGCAAGgaggatgcagacagagagacagcagccaGTGTGCAGGTCTTCACTGCTCTGATCCAGTCTGTAGAGAGGGGTCTGGCTCAGCTCACTGACACGATCgaagagaagcagaaaacaaGAGAGAAACAGGCTGAAGGCTTCAtcaaagagctggaggaggaaatCTCTGAGCTGATGAAGAGGCGCTCTGAGGTGGAGCAGCTCTCACACGCTGAagaccacctccacctcctccaaaGCCTCTCATCCCTGAACCCTGCTCCACCCACCAAAGACTGGACTGAGGTCACAGTTCACTCCTCATATGAGGGGACAGTGAGGAGAGCTGTGGCTCAGCTGGAGGACTCACTCAGAGACCAGATGAAGAAGCTGCTTCAGGATGAACTGAAGAGGGTCCAGCAGTTTGCAGTGGATGTGACTCTGGATCCTGAAACAGCTCATGCAGCGCTCATCCTGTCAGATGATGGGAAACAAGTCAGCTGTAGTGATGTTAAGCAGAACCTCCCAGACAATCCAAATAGATTTTCAACAAAAGCTCGTGTCTTAGGAAAACAGAGTTTCTCTTCAGGGAGATTCTACTTTGAAGTTAAAGTTAAAGACATGACAAACTGGGTTTTAGGAGTGGCCAGAGAGTCCATCAACAGGAAGGGAAATATTATAACTAGGCCAACAACAGGATGGTGGAGTATGTGGCTGAGATTTAGAGTGTTGAAGTATGAAGCTCTTGATGACCCTGTTGTATCTCTTTCTGGGCTTTCAAAGCTTCAGAAGGTGGGGGTGTTTGTGGATTATGAGGAGGGTGTGGTCTCCTTTTATGACGTGGATGCTGCAGCTCACATCTACTCCTTTACTGGCTGTAACTTCACTGAGAAACTCTACCCTGTATTTGGTACCTTTAATGATGGCGATGGTAATCACCGTGTCCCTCTTATCATCACTCCTGTCAATAAGTGTTGA